Proteins from one Gossypium raimondii isolate GPD5lz chromosome 8, ASM2569854v1, whole genome shotgun sequence genomic window:
- the LOC105790393 gene encoding uncharacterized oxidoreductase At4g09670 — protein MAETEVAQVRFGIVGCANIARKVARAINLASNSILHAIASRSIDKAKQFASDNGLDPRVKIYGSYDQLLDDPSVDAVYMPLPTSLHVHWAVMAAQKGKHVLIEKPTALDVGELDTILEACQSNGLQFMDGSMWLHHPRTVKMKEMLFDSKLLGDINYIYSTSTTSASPEFFENDIRVKGNLDSLGALGDLGWYCLGAVLWAKNYQLPTVVTALPDVTTNSDGVIVSCSASIQYKEPSSSGATTNAIIHCSFLADTTMDLTITGSKGSLNLNDFIIPQRESSASFEFTLGAKFVDLHIGWNVKPERVVVNCDELPQEGLMVKEFTRIVAGIRTTPGVLPDPKWPEISRKTQMLVDAVKKSVDLGCKPVYF, from the exons atggctGAAACCGAAGTAGCTCAAGTTCGTTTCGGCATCGTGGGATGTGCAAACATAGCAAGAAAAGTGGCCAGAGCCATTAACTTAGCCTCTAATTCCATCCTCCACGCCATCGCCAGCCGCTCCATAGACAAAGCAAAGCAATTCGCAAGTGACAACGGATTGGACCCAAGGGTCAAGATTTACGGGAGCTACGACCAACTGCTGGATGACCCGTCGGTGGATGCGGTGTACATGCCATTGCCGACTAGCTTGCACGTCCATTGGGCTGTCATGGCTGCCCAAAAAGGCAAGCATGTGCTGATCGAGAAACCGACGGCTCTTGATGTGGGTGAGCTTGATACAATACTTGAAGCATGTCAATCTAATGGCCTGCAGTTTATGGATGGGTCGATGTGGTTACACCATCCTAGGACTGTTAAAATGAAGGAGATGCTCTTTGATTCCAAGCTTTTAGGAGACATCAATTAT ATATACAGCACATCAACAACTTCAGCATCCCCAGAATTCTTTGAGAATGACATAAGAGTAAAAGGAAACCTGGATAGTCTCGGAGCATTGGGTGACCTTGGCTGGTACTGCCTCGGAGCTGTATTATGGGCCAAAAACTACCAGCTCCCAACCGTAGTCACCGCCCTACCGGACGTCACTACAAACTCCGATGGAGTCATCGTCTCCTGCTCAGCTTCCATTCAGTATAAAGAACCATCATCATCAGGAGCCACGACCAACGCAATCATTCACTGCTCTTTCCTCGCCGATACAACCATGGACTTGACCATAACTGGTTCCAAAGGTTCCTTGAATCTCAACGACTTCATCATCCCGCAACGAGAGAGCTCCGCATCGTTCGAGTTCACGTTGGGTGCAAAGTTTGTGGATCTTCATATCGGGTGGAATGTGAAGCCTGAGAGAGTAGTTGTGAATTGTGATGAGCTACCACAGGAGGGTTTGATGGTAAAGGAATTTACGAGGATTGTTGCGGGGATTAGAACAACACCTGGGGTGTTGCCGGATCCTAAATGGCCTGAGATTAGTAGAAAGACTCAGATGCTAGTGGATGCAGTGAAGAAATCTGTTGATCTTGGTTGTAAGCCTGTTTATTTTTGA
- the LOC105790394 gene encoding uncharacterized protein LOC105790394 isoform X1: MEFLAKEYGYVALVVVAYCFLSIWMGIQVGMARKKYKVYYPTLYALESENKDAKLFNCVQRGHQNSLEMMPMFFVLMILGGMAHPCISAALGLFYTVTRYFYFTGYSTGDPQKRLTIGVLKLDNGLEEVDSNALKCIILLFMG; encoded by the exons ATGGAGTTTTTAGCTAAAGAATACGGGTACGTAGCGTTAGTGGTGGTGGCTTACTGCTTTCTCAGCATATGGATGGGTATCCAAGTAGGGATGGCTCGCAAGAAGTATAAGGTTTATTACCCCACCCTTTACGCTCTTGAATCCGAGAACAAAGATGCAAAGCTCTTCAACTGTGTTCag AGAGGGCATCAAAACTCGCTGGAGATGATGCCTATGTTCTTTGTACTGATGATTTTGGGAGGGATGGCTCATCCTTGCATCTCCGCTGCGCTTGGACTTTTTTACACCGTCACCCGTTATTTCTACTTCACCGGCTATTCCACCGGAGATCCCCAGAAACGTCTCACTATTGG GGTTCTCAAATTGGATAATGGACTAGAAGAAGTGGATTCGAATGcgttgaagtgcattatcctcctatttatgggttga
- the LOC105790394 gene encoding uncharacterized protein LOC105790394 isoform X2: MEFLAKEYGYVALVVVAYCFLSIWMGIQVGMARKKYKVYYPTLYALESENKDAKLFNCVQRGHQNSLEMMPMFFVLMILGGMAHPCISAALGLFYTVTRYFYFTGYSTGDPQKRLTIGKYGFLALLGLKICTISLAINLLRQ, translated from the exons ATGGAGTTTTTAGCTAAAGAATACGGGTACGTAGCGTTAGTGGTGGTGGCTTACTGCTTTCTCAGCATATGGATGGGTATCCAAGTAGGGATGGCTCGCAAGAAGTATAAGGTTTATTACCCCACCCTTTACGCTCTTGAATCCGAGAACAAAGATGCAAAGCTCTTCAACTGTGTTCag AGAGGGCATCAAAACTCGCTGGAGATGATGCCTATGTTCTTTGTACTGATGATTTTGGGAGGGATGGCTCATCCTTGCATCTCCGCTGCGCTTGGACTTTTTTACACCGTCACCCGTTATTTCTACTTCACCGGCTATTCCACCGGAGATCCCCAGAAACGTCTCACTATTGG GAAATATGGGTTCTTGGCATTGCTGGGGCTCAAGATTTGCACTATCTCATTAGCAATAAACCTGCTCCGACAATGA
- the LOC105790392 gene encoding probable polyamine oxidase 4, protein MDLLRFQGIERQEEAAVPCVIVIGGGVSGLAAARTLTDASFKVILLESRERLGGRIHTDFSFGCPVDMGASWLHGVCNENPLAPLISSLGLKLYRTSGDNSVLYDHDLESYTLFDMDGRKVPQEIVVEVGDVFKRILKETEKVRDEHKKDMSVLKAISIVLDRNPELRQEGLAYEVMQWYICRMEAWFAADTDMISLKCWDQEQVLLGGHGLMVQGYDPIIKELAKDIDVRLNHRVSKISRGCDKVVVKVENGLSFIADAAIVTVPLGVLKANLIQFEPKLPEWKVAAISDIGVGNENKIALLFDRVFWPNVELLGIVARTSYSCGYFLNLHKATGHPILVYMAAGRFADDLEKFSDEYAVKFVMSQLKKMFPDATEPVQYLVSHWGTDPNSLGCYSYDPVGMAGDVYDKLREPLDNLFFGGEAVTEEHQGSVHGAYSSGVLAARNCENHLLERLGDFRKLQLISFSGDALLEPIFPLQISRM, encoded by the exons ATGGATCTGCTCCGCTTCCAAG GCATTGAGAGGCAGGAGGAGGCAGCAGTTCCCTGTGTCATTGTGATAGGAGGTGGTGTTTCCGGCCTTGCTGCCGCTCGGACTCTGACTGATGCTTCTTTCAAGG TAATCCTGTTGGAATCACGAGAAAGACTTGGTGGTCGCATCCATACTGATTTCTCTTTTGGTTGCCCCGTGGATATGGGAGCTTCATGG CTACACGGGGTATGCAATGAGAATCCCTTAGCTCCATTAATATCCTCTCTGGGCCTTAAATTGTACCGTACTAGTGGTGACAATTCTGTGTTGTATGACCATGATTTGGAAAG TTATACACTTTTTGATATGGATGGCCGTAAAGTTCCACAAGAGATTGTTGTTGAAGTTGGAGATGTATTCAAGAGAATACTCAAAGAG ACTGAGAAAGTACGGGACGAACACAAGAAGGACATGTCAGTCCTTAAAGCAATATCAATTGTGCTAGATAGGAATCCTGAGTTAAG ACAAGAGGGACTTGCCTATGAAGTGATGCAGTGGTACATATGTAGAATGGAAGCTTGGTTTGCTGCAGATACAGATATGATATCCTTGAAATGCTGGGATCAG GAACAAGTCCTTTTGGGTGGTCATGGACTTATGGTGCAGGGTTATGACCCCATAATAAAAGAACTTGCTAAAGATATTGATGTTCGCTTGAATCATAG GGTTTCTAAAATATCCAGAGGATGTGATAAGGTGGTGGTCAAAGTTGAGAACGGATTGAGCTTCATTGCTGATGCTGCTATAGTAACTGTACCCCTCGGGGTTCTTAAAGCCAATTTGATTCAGTTTGAACCAAAGTTGCCAGAGTGGAAGGTTGCTGCAATTTCAGATATTGGTGTTGGTAACGAAAACAAGATTGCCTTACTATTCGACCGAGTCTTTTGGCCAAATGTTGAGCTGTTAGGCATTGTTGCACGCACTTCTTATTCTTGTGGTTATTTTCTCAATCTTCACAAGGCAACAGGCCATCCTATTCTTGTCTATATGGCTGCTGGAAGATTTGCTGACGATCTCGAGAAGTTTTCTGATGAATATGCTGTGAAATTTGTGATGTCACAGTTGAAGAAAATGTTTCCTGATGCAACTGAGCCG GTACAATATCTGGTGTCACATTGGGGAACAGATCCAAACTCCCTTGGCTGTTATTCATATGATCCAGTCGGGATGGCAGGAGATGTGTATGATAAGCTTAGAGAACCTTTGGATAATCTTTTCTTTGGAGGGGAAGCAGTTACCGAGGAGCACCAAGGGTCGGTGCACGGAGCTTACTCTTCTGGAGTCCTGGCTGCCAGAAACTGTGAGAACCATCTCTTAGAGAGATTAGGTGACTTTAGAAAGCTCCAGCTgatctcctttagtggtgatGCATTATTAGAACCCATATTTCCTCTCCAGATATCTAGGATGTGA